One Lytechinus pictus isolate F3 Inbred chromosome 12, Lp3.0, whole genome shotgun sequence genomic region harbors:
- the LOC129273496 gene encoding uncharacterized protein LOC129273496: MMADQRDRLTCWIQTVCLCLFFSNIFPFGTAFSDAESYGNYTVNGWTIPVCQFSLPCYSDDCSTTPYNLGGECHCDPYCFYFNDCCINFFIQCEEDLADDDFSEATKGINPSQFSCVTPAGNPQYDDQYLMVSKCDERWNDEETNITKAKCEGQAMGEDSLTLIPVVYMNSITFKNIYCVLCNFKNDVSRVTPWGIDATCPSAEYSNTSRSNFNNDQIIGIMKHCDWNFNTPFSLTAGRSCYNVNIISCDVDQDNDTMVQLAEACESYKGVVSLYNNPHCYFCHNALVLNQTLQTIYQNLVNMECPPLTRTSALIPPIFPYPSFPISVLFDFSSVIALPHHERQLDISCGDDQIYDQYHQACINLSCPVGYSLINSSCQRLPSNLSCLFEEGLPVLIEVECMYAIEDRSNCNPDVHLPNTIISLFDSNYMTSGNLSVSKFQAETIRNGSLTVCSQRLDIWGYLRINVDVSQENLDSVILSKNIQNYFGNVTCSDMTLTTSIGCSNLKEICPNVVVYDDFVKSHDNGTRQVFLVGEMAYSFRDSIYSIEYNIISGQTNSKREYLQVCKVPPETCTLVSQNVSLFVVLGNGSYLYLPLNRTLTSKDYLEVGNDTIFVCSYVLQSNPYSSGFLNFSSAQSVLSTIGITLSLIALFLTVLSYLKFNLLRNATSNFLIVSLCVTLIVAQLIVLFGGLATLNSPVCISFAIVGHYTWVAVFSHMTALAFDLQRRFGIAAKFGRTDEGASVLSRFLVFVWVCPIFVVGPCLGIYFTGTTFQHFSLTYRTLTCWIGDGLANLYVFGIPVACFLVINIILFVMVVVGLHQMRMSPVNKHKSKESKLSSDLLIYVKMSTLLGFTWVFGFIAAFAGVRALWYIFIILNSLQGVYIFIAFVCNQRVLILWKESCPCFGRLSSMTSSKSRSTSSEMVTMKNSKGKVSGSESML; encoded by the exons GCACTGCGTTTTCAGATGCTGAAAGTTATGGTAACTACACCGTAAATGGATGGACGATTCCTGTATGCCAGTTTTCGTTACCATGCTACAGTGACGATTGTTCTACAACCCCGTACAACCTAGGTGGAGAGTGCCATTGTGATCCTTACTGCTTTTACTTCAATGACTGTTGCATCAACTTCTTTATTCAATGTGAGGAAGATCTTGCTGATGATGACTTCTCTGAGGCGACCAAAGGCATTAATCCCAGTCAGTTCTCATGCGTGACACCAGCGGGAAATCCACAATATGATGATCAGTATCTGATGGTGAGCAAGTGTGATGAACGATGGAACGATGAAGAGACTAACATTACGAAAGCAAAATGTGAAGGTCAGGCGATGGGCGAAGACTCACTTACATTGATACCTGTAGTATACATGAACAGCATcacatttaaaaatatatattgtgttcTTTGCAACTTCAAGAATGACGTAAGCCGTGTTACACCATGGGGAATAGACGCAACATGTCCATCTGCAGAGTATTCAAATACATCACGAAGTAATTTCAATAACGATCAAATCATTGGAATAATGAAACATTGCGACTGGAACTTTAATACTCCCTTCTCATTAACAGCTGGAAGAAGTTGTTATAATGTAAATATCATATCATGCGACGTCGACCAAGACAATGATACGATGGTTCAACTAGCTGAGGCATGTGAGTCCTACAAAGGTGTTGTAAGCCTTTATAATAACCCACATTGTTACTTTTGCCATAACGCCTTAGTATTAAATCAAACGCTTCAAacaatatatcaaaatttggtTAACATGGAATGTCCACCGCTAACTAGGACCTCGGCATTAATTCCACCCATCTTTCCTTATCCGAGCTTTCCGATTTCTGTTCTATTTGATTTCTCATCTGTTATCGCCCTCCCTCATCACGAGCGACAACTCGATATTTCCTGTGGAGATGACCAAATCTATGACCAGTATCATCAGGCTTGTATAAACCTTTCGTGTCCAGTGGGATATAGCCTCATAAACAGCTCTTGCCAAAGGCTTCCTTCAAACTTGAGTTGCTTGTTCGAGGAAGGACTTCCTGTCCTTATTGAAGTGGAGTGCATGTACGCTATCGAAGATAGGTCGAACTGCAATCCTGATGTGCATTTACCCAATACCATAATATCTTTATTCGATAGCAACTACATGACTTCTGGTAATCTTTCGGTTAGTAAGTTCCAAGCTGAAACAATAAGGAATGGGTCTTTAACGGTATGTTCTCAACGCCTGGACATATGGGGATATCTACGAATTAATGTTGATGTTTCTCAAGAAAATTTGGATAGTGTAATTTTGTCCAAAAACATTCAAAACTACTTCGGAAATGTTACTTGTAGTGACATGACTTTAACAACTTCTATTGGATGCAGCAACCTAAAAGAAATTTGTCCTAACGTCGTCGTATATGATGACTTCGTAAAATCACATGATAACGGGACAAGGCAGGTGTTTTTAGTTGGAGAAATGGCATATAGCTTTCGCGATTCCATCTATTCCATTGAATATAACATCATATCAGGGCAGACGAACTCAAAGCGAGAATATTTACAAGTGTGTAAGGTACCACCTGAAACATGTACTTTGGTATCACAGAACGTATCACTTTTTGTTGTCTTAGGCAATGGATCTTACCTGTATTTGCCTCTTAACAGAACATTGACATCGAAGGACTATCTTGAAGTTGGAAATGACACGATTTTCGTTTGCTCTTACGTATTGCAAAGTAACCCTTATTCTTCTGGATTTCTGAATTTTTCTTCAGCTCAATCAGTTTTAAGTACCATTGGCATTACTTTGTCCCTAATTGCCCTTTTCCTAACTGTCCTTTCCTATCTCAAGTTTAATCTTCTACGAAATGCAACCTCCAATTTTCTGATCGTAAGTCTCTGTGTAACTCTCATAGTCGCCCAGCTTATCGTCTTATTTGGTGGACTAGCGACATTGAATTCTCCTGTCTGCATCTCTTTTGCAATCGTGGGTCATTACACGTGGGTTGCGGTCTTCTCACACATGACGGCTCTTGCTTTTGATTTGCAACGTCGTTTCGGCATCGCAGCAAAGTTTGGCCGCACCGATGAGGGCGCCTCGGTGCTATCAAGGTTccttgtttttgtttgggtgTGCCCAATCTTTGTGGTTGGACCTTGTCTTGGAATCTACTTTACTGGCACAACCTTTCAACATTTCTCCCTCACCTACAGGACACTGACCTGTTGGATCGGTGATGGTTTGGCCAATCTGTATGTCTTTGGAATCCCTGTCGCTTGTTTTCTcgtcatcaatatcattttatttgtcatGGTAGTTGTTGGTCTTCATCAGATGAGAATGAGTCCAGTTAACAAGCACAAGAGCAAAGAATCCAAATTGTCGTCCGACCTTCTAATTTATGTAAAG ATGTCAACTCTGCTTGGCTTCACTTGGGTATTCGGTTTTATAGCTGCCTTCGCCGGTGTCAGAGCTCTCTGGTatatcttcatcatcctcaACTCTCTCCAAGGAGTCTACATCTTTATTGCATTTGTCTGCAACCAGCGTGTCCTGATACTCTGGAAGGAATCTTGTCCCTGCTTTGGTAGGCTCTCCTCGATGACGTCCTCCAAGTCAAGATCGACATCGTCGGAAATGGTGACGATGAAAAACTCAAAGGGGAAAGTCTCAGGTAGCGAATCGATGCTCTGA